ATATATATAATTATTTTTTTCTTTCAACTCATAATATCCTTAACTGTATTTTACCTAAGCTTTATGCTTTTTTTTGCAACCTATTTATAAGTAAACTAATTTAATTTCTTCAAAAAAGTATTATTTCATTTTGTAGGAATTTCAACAACTTCTCCTCTTTTATCTATACGATAGTGCCTACCATTATACACCGTGAAAATTGTCCCTAGATTAGTGCTGTTATCTACAGAGAATACAGCATCTTTTTCGATGCAGTTTATTGGTCCTTTCATATCTTTAAAGCACAGTCTGTCATATCCTCCTTCATCTTTATACCCTTCATCAAACAACCAGAAAGTCACATTATATCCTCCATACGAAGCAGGTCTTGGAATGCCATAGCGGCTTTTTAACATGTTCTTATTTTTTAACCACCAATTTATTTTTCCTTTATCCGTCATAGGGAAATTTTTCACTAGGACAGAACTATAATTATCGTCTTCATGGACTGCAATAATTTCCACAGGGCGTAGAAATATTCGGAAAATGTAAATAAGAAACAAAAAGAATAAGATAAATAATAAAATGGATTTTTTCTTATCTTTCATTGCGCCCCCCAGTAATTTCTATACTGGTTTCCATATTTGTTATGAATGGCTTAAAACCTAAATTTTTATACCGCTGAAGCACAAACCAAATGCGGAAGAAGTGAAACTGGCTAAACTTGCTTTTTAGTATGTCATCGTCATCTAATCCAAAGTGGTCTTGCACCCTATAGTAAACTACTGCTCGATAATAGTCGTTATGAATATCAATTGATTTTATAGTAATATGCGTTGCCCAAGTGTCGTGAACAGTTATACCCATGCCATTAAAGTTATCCTGAAATCTATCGAATTTAGGAAGGTTGCCGTAAGCTATCAGTTTTCGAAATTCACTTTCCTTCTCAGACGGATAAATTTTATTTTCCCAATCAATATAGCTACTCAAAATATTCTTTGTACGTAATAATGTGCTTTTATCAGTAACGTCATTAATTATAATCTCCTTCAACGCCCTGTCCAGCAACATATCACGGAAAGGCGCGCCGTTGCCATACTGCATGTGCGTAATCATTTTATCGATCAGGTGCCGATAGGGGCTAAACAGAGCAAACATGCGGGAAAGGTGGCGGAATTCATCAAAAAGAATTCTGGCAGCACTGCTGCGGAGTCATTTTAGCCATATCGCCTCGATAACCATACGGCATCAGCTGTGACTGGCTGAAAGGTATAACCTTGGTCAATGTATAAGGATTGACGCGGGTAGACACATTTTCCAAATGGTAGTGTTTTCTGAGTTGTGCTTCGGTTAAGTCCCATAGCGCATGTCTCTGGCCCCGTAGTCATCCATCCATTTCTGAGTTTTGAAGATGGTACACGGGAATTGAAGGGCAGTCATAATGTTAACTTCCTTGTACTGGTATCTCTGTATGTAAATAACACACGTTTAACAAATAGAACGTGGTGTTGGATGAGCAATGCATTCCCGGCAGCTTACCCTAAGCGTTATTTTTAATATGAATTATTAGTGCGGTTTTTTTTGTTAATTGTGGCGCTGAAATAGCATGTCGCCATCTGTATTAGTAATAGATGGCGTAACAAGACTCATTGCTTATGATGTGGAAGCCATCTCTCGATGTGCTAAATCCATTACGTATTCTAGTTATAGCTTTACATAGTAAATCTAACAACTATACTTTAAACACTCGAATAACAAGGTATGACAATCTCTGTTATTTAATTGTTGTCTTAAATCTTTCACCGTCAATAAGTTCACCGGAAGGTTTTCGATAGTATTCATTACCATCAAGTCTATAATAAATGTAGCCATCTTTTGCTTTGATGATGTCTATTATCCAGTTTTCCTTGTCTATACAATTTTCTTCTGCTTTTATGTCATTGAAACATAGTAAATAATCAATATCATGGTCTGGAAACCACCCTGAACTCTTCGGAGCAAGTTTTTGATACTTACCGTCGAAATTCCAAACCGAAACATAGTATGTCTGAGAGGATGAGATTAATTTAACACCATTATTATCCCACCACTTAATTTTATTACTGTCAGTAAAAGGCATGTTTTTAATTAGTAAGTCTTTATTAGAACCAAGGCCATGAATGGCAAGGACCTTTGGAGTCTTGAAAGACAGCATATAAAATAATTGTATTATCACCAATGTAACAATAAAAACTATAAATATTCTGACTTTCATCCATTTCTCCCGCTAATTATTCCGAACTGTGATTGCATATTGATAAAAAATATTAAAAAAACTAAATCAGTTGATCCAATCAATGATTAGATTCATTAGTAGAAATCAAAATGCAAAAAAGCCCATTTAACATGGGCTTGTAGAAGCTATAGGTTTGGAGTGAAGATCACTCAATATTCTGAATCTGCTCGCGCATCTGCTCGATCAGCACCTTCAGCTCGATAGCAGAAGTCGTGATATCAGCATTAATAGATTTTGATGCCAGGGTGTTCGACTCGCGGTTGAACTCCTGCATCATAAAGTCCAGGCGGCGGCCCACGGCCTCTTTCTTCTTCAGAATGTTGTAGGTCTCTTTAACGTGCGCGTCGAGACGGTCCAGCTCTTCAGCCACGTCAATGCGCTGAGCCATCAGCACCAGCTCCTGCTCAAGACGGTTGTTCTCCAGCTGCACCTGAGCATCTTCCAGCTTGGCAACCAGACGCTCGCGCTGCCACTTCAGCACTTCCGGCATCTGGGCGCGTACTTTGGTGACTTCCGCGCTAACGCCTTCCAGACGCTGCTCGATCAGGCCCTTCAGCGCCTGGCCTTCGGTCTCACGGGCGATAATAAAGTCATCCAGCGCGCCGTCCAGCGCAGAGAGGATCTCAGCGGCAATCGCGTCCAGATCCTGCTCCTGAGCGGCCATCACGCCCGGCCAGCGCAGAATATCAACCGGGTTAATTTCACCCTCGTCGCTCTGCATTTTGACCCAGTTCGCGGCTGTGACAAGCTGCTTGGCCAATTTTTCATTAAGAATCAGCTCGCTTTGCGCGCTGACGTCTGGCTCAAAGCGCAGGTTACATTCGATTTTACCGCGGGTCAGACGGGTGCGGATACGCTCGCGTACTACAGGCTCAAGGCTGCGGAACTGCTCCGGCAGGCGAAACCAGGTTTCAAGATAACGCTGGTTAACCGAGCGCAGTTCCCAGACTGCGCTGCCCCATTCACCCTTGATTTCACGCCGGGCGTAGGCTGTCATACTGCGGATCATAGACGTTCCTGTTTTTAAAGAGGAGATGGGGGGATTATAGCTTTCGGGGCCTTCTCAAGATAGGAATAAGCGTATTTAGTCCGTATAATGCGCAGCCACATTCGTAAAAGCCGGAGAAATCATCATGCGTCCAGCAGGCCGTAGCGCTAATCAGGTGCGTCCCGTCACCCTGACCCGAAACTATACAAAACACGCTGAAGGTGCCGTGCTGGTTGAATTCGGTGACACTAAAGTTCTGTGTACCGCCTCTATTGATGAAGGCGTGCCGCGTTTTCTGAAAGGCCAGGGTCAGGGGTGGATCACCGCTGAGTATGGCATGCTGCCGCGCGCTACCCATACCCGTAACGCGCGTGAAGCCGCCAAAGGCAAGCAGGGTGGCCGTACGCTGGAGATTCAGCGTCTGATCGCCCGCTCTCTGCGCGCTGCCGTAGACTTAAAAGCGCTGGGTGAGTTCACCATTACCCTTGACTGCGACGTCATCCAGGCCGACGGCGGTACTCGTACCGCCTCCATTACCGGCGCATGCGTGGCGCTGGCAGATGCGCTGAACAAGCTGGTCGCCGCGGGTAAGCTGAAGACCAACCCAATGAAAGGGATGGTGGCAGCGGTCTCCGTGGGCATCGTCAACGGCGAAGCGCTGTGCGATCTGGAGTATGTTGAAGACTCCGCCGCCGAAACCGATATGAACGTGGTGATGACCGAAGATGGCCGCATGATCGAGGTGCAGGGCACCGCCGAGGGCGAGCCGTTCACCCATGAGGAGCTGCTCTCGCTACTGGCGCTGGCCAGAGGGGGGATTGAATCCATCGTAGCGGCGCAAAAAGCGGCGTTAGAAAATTGATTTGATTTTAAGGGCGACGTAGTCGCCCTTCTTTTTGTCTGTCATAAAGTGAGAAAAGGAGCGAATCCATGAAACCCTATCAGCGCCAGTTTATTGAGTTTGCGCTTAACAAGCAGGTACTTAAGTTCGGCGAGTTTACGCTGAAATCCGGGCGTAAAAGCCCCTATTTCTTCAACGCCGGGCTGTTTAATACCGGGCGCGATCTGGCATTGTTAGGCCGTTTCTATGCCGAAGCGTTGGTGGATTCCGGTATCGATTTCGATCTGCTGTTTGGCCCTGCCTATAAAGGTATTCCGATTGCGACCACCACGGCGGTCGCGCTGGCGGAGCACCACGAGCGCGACGTGCCTTACTGCTTTAACCGTAAAGAGGCCAAAGACCACGGCGAGGGCGGCAATCTGGTCGGTAGCGCGCTGCAGGGCCGCGTGATGCTGGTCGATGACGTGATCACTGCCGGAACGGCGATCCGTGAGTCGATGGAGATTATCCAGGCTAATAGCGCAACGCTGGCTGGCGTGTTGATCTCCCTTGACCGTCAGGAGCGTGGCCGCGGCGATATCTCGGCGATTCAGGAGGTCGAGCGTGACTACGGCTGCAAGGTGATTTCGATCATCACCCTCAAGGATCTGATTGCCTATCTGGAAGAGCGCCCGGAGATGGCGAACCATCTGGCGTCGGTACAGGCGTATCGGGAAGAGTTTGGGGTATAAGCGTTAAATAGCCCGGTCGCGCGAATGCGGACCGGGCTTACGGATCGCCAGGCTACGGGATTAATGTAGCTGCGCCACCATCAGTGGCCAGCGGATGTCAAAGTCGTCCGTTGGCCGATATTTGAACTCGCTGCGTACAAAGCGCGACAGCATACCTTCACACTGGGCCAGCAGCTGGCTCGCCAGCAGCGTTTCATCCACGGTAAAGCCTTCACCCTCGCGCATCTTCCGCTCGCGCAGAACCTGCCGCAGCTGCGATTCAATCCGCTCAAATAGCTGGTTAATACGGCTCTGTAAGCGATCCTGTTCAAACATCAGCGCGTGACCGGTAAGGATCCGCGTTAGTCCAGGATTGCGTTCACCAAAGCCTAAAATCAGCTGAATGATAAGACGCAGGCGTGCCAGCGTATCTTTCTCATCTTTTAGGATTAAGTTGATACGCGTCGTCAAGCTATCTTCGATAAACTCGATCAAGCTGTCAAACATGCGCGTTTTGCTTGGAAAATGACGATAAAGAGCTGCTTCGGAGACGCCAACCGACGCCGCCAGCTTGGCCGTGGTAATGCGTTGACTGCCATCGCTGGATTCAAGCATAAGTGCCAGAGACTGAAGTATTTCTTCGCGACGATTCCTTTTCGCGGTTTGTTTTTCTGCCATCTTTTAGACGCATCCTGGATGATATAAGGACGAGGCGACCTACTGACGCCCGGAATGGCCGAAGCCGCCTTCACCACGTTCAGAGCTGTCAAACTCTTCTACCAGGTTGAACTCTGCCTGCACCACCGGCACAAATACCATCTGTGCAATACGTTCGCCCGGTTCAATCGTGAAGCTCTCCTTGCCGCGGTTCCAGACCGACACCATCAGTTGCCCCTGGTAATCTGAATCAATCAGACCAACCAGATTGCCCAGTACTACGCCATGCTTATGGCCGAGGCCCGAGCGCGGTAAAATCACGGCGGCCAGCGACGGATCGGCGATGTGAATAGCCAGGCCCGTCGGCAGCAGCGTCGTTGCGCCCGGAGCCAGCTCTACGGCGTCATCAAGACAGGCTCGCAGGTCAAGACCGGCAGAGCCGGAGGTGGCGTAGGTTGGCAGCGGAAACGCTTTGCCAACGCGCGGGTCCATAATTTTAACGTCGATTTTTTTCATCATAACGGGTAACGATCTCGTCCAGTAGTAGTTGTCCCAGAAGTGCTTTGCGCTCAAGCGGCAGGACTTTATCGCCATCCTGCCAGAAAAGGTGTAATGCGTTGCTGTCGCTATTAAACCCTTGATTTGCATCAGATACGTCATTGGCGCAGATCAGATCAAGGTTTTTGCGGATACGTTTTTGCCGGGCGTATTCTTCCACATTATTTGTTTCGGCGGCAAACCCTACTACGTAGGGGCGGTTCGTACTCAGCGCCGCAACGCCAGCAACGATATCCGGGTTTTTAACCATTTTTATTGTAATTTCATCGCCTTGCTTTTTGATCTTCTCATCGGCAACGGCGGCGGCGCGGTAGTCAGCAACGGCCGCACAGCCGATAAAAATCTGCTGCGACTGAACCTGAGCCTGTACGGCGGCTTCCATCTCCAGCGCGGTCACCACATCGACACGCTTCACCCCTGCCGGCGTCGGCAGCGACACCGGGCCGCTCACCAGCGTCACGTTCGCGCCGAGGCGGGCAGCGGCGGCGGCAATGGCGAAGCCCATCTTGCCAGAGCTTTTATTGGTGATGTAGCGCACCGGATCCAGCAGCTCCTGCGTTGGACCTGCGGTAATCATGATATTCAGATGTTGCAGTGTTTTGACAGGCGAAAAGTGCGCTGCGGCCAAATCGACGATAGCCAGCGGGTCGAGCATTCGGCCTGGGCCCACGTCACCACAGGCCTGACTGCCGCTGTCCGGCCCCCACAGCTGCACACCACGGGCGGCCAGTACGCTGAGGTTATGCTGTGTGGCGGCGTTGCGGTACATCTGCTGGTTCATCGCCGGTACTACCGCGACGGGCGAGGGGGTGGCCAGGCAGATGGTTGTGACCAGATCGTTAGCCATACCGGCGGTCACGCGGGCAATCAGATCGGCGGTTGCCGGGGCGAGGATCACCAGGTCAGCCCACTTGCCCAGCTCGATATGCCCCATTGCCGCTTCGGCAGCCGGATCCAGCAGGCTATCGGAAACCGGATAGCCCGACACCGCCTGCAGGCTCAGGGGAGTAATAAAGGCTTTGGCACCCTCTGTCATTGCCACGCGCACCTCTGCGCCGCGATCGCGCAGACGACGTACCAGCTCCGGCGTTTTATACGCAGCGATGCCGCCGCTCACGCCAAGAACGATTTTTTTACCGGCCAGGCTCATCATGATTCATTCCTGTTGGGGTTTCACCAGAAGGTGGGCATTTTATCACACTCTGCAAAGTGACGTGCTTTTGCGCATAACTCACTTTACGAGCTGCTACGCAAAAGCAAAGACCGCAGGTCGAGCCGCTGCGCGTGCCGTGGCAAAATCGGGTTTTCACAGGGAGGAGCGCTATGGAGACGGCGAGATCGCTGACGTCATATGAGAACATGCCGCGTGAAAAGATGCCCCGCGAGAAGATGCTGCGGCTAGGGATCGCGTCCCTCACCGATATCGAACTGCTGGCGCTGTTTCTGCGTACCGGCACGCCGGAGCGCAGCGTGATGGCCTTCGCCGAATATCTGGTCGCGCATTTCGGTTCGCTTTACGATCTGCTCTCTGCAGATGCAGAGCAGTTTGCCGAGGTGTCGGGTATCGGCGTGGCGAAGTTTGCCCAGCTCAAAGGCATCGCCGAGCTGGCGCGCCGCTACCATGCCTCCAGCATCCAGGAGGCGCTGACCCTGGACAGCCCGCAGGCCACCAGAGCGTTTCTGCAAAGCCAGCTTGCCGACGAGCCGCGCGAGATCTTTCTGGTCATCTATCTCAACAATCAGAACCGGGTGCTCAGGCACAGCCGCCTCTTTTCCGGCACGCTGAGCCACGTTGAGGTGCATCCGCGTGAAATTGTCCGGGAAGCTATCGCGATCGGCGCCGCTGCCGTGATCCTTGCTCATAATCATCCTTCGGGTTATGCGGAACCCAGTTTTGCCGATAAACAAATCACCGAACGTGTGGTAAAATGTTGTGAATTCATGGATATCCGTGTATTAGATCACCTCGTGGTAGGCCGGGGAGAGTGGGTTTCATTTGCCGAACGTGGTTGGATTTAAACCACCCCGCGCGATCCAGCGGGATCTTTGTCTGTTCGGGACTTGAGCACACAGCCGACACAGCGTATACTACGCCACCTTTGAGAATCTCGGGTTTGGCATTTGGGCCTGGCAATCGCGAGTTCACACTGAACCGCCGTGACCGGGCCTTACAGCCTGACGAGGCGTCAAAACCCTATACGAAGCTCGAGCTAATTTGATTTTTGGAGAATAGACATGTCCCGAGTCTGCCAAGTTACTGGCAAGCGTCCGGTGACCGGTAACAACCGTTCCCACGCACTGAACGCGACTAAACGCCGTTTCCTGCCGAACCTGCACTCTCACCGTTTCTGGGTTGAGAGCGAGAAGCGTTTTGTCACCCTGCGTGTATCTGCTAAAGGTATGCGTGTAATCGATAAGAAAGGCATCGATACAGTTCTGTCTGAACTGCGTGCCCGTGGCGAAAAGTACTAAGTACTTAAAGAGGAAATAAATCATGGCTAAAGGTATTCGTGAGAAAATCAAGCTGGTTTCTTCTGCTGGTACTGGTCACTTCTATACCACTACGAAGAACAAACGTACTAAGCCGGAAAAACTGGAACTGAAAAAATTCGATCCAGTTGTCCGTCAGCACGTTCTTTACAAAGAAGCTAAAATTAAATAAGTTTTAGTTTTCTTGTACAGAAACCCGGCTTCGGCCGGGTTTTTTGCATTCTGCGTCTCTAAGGAGGAAACATGCCTGAATTACCTGAGGTAGAAACCAGCCGCCGCGGTATAGAGCCGCATCTGGTAGGGCAAACTATCCTGCACGCGGTGGTGCGTAATGGCCGCCTGCGCTGGCCCGTTTCCGACGAGATCCACCGCCTGAGCGATAAACCGGTGCTGAGTGTGCAGCGGCGGGCAAAATATCTGCTGCTGGAGCTGCCCGACGGGTGGATCATCGTCCATCTCGGCATGTCCGGCAGCCTACGCATCCTTCCCCACGATCTGCCTGCTGAGAAGCACGATCATGTCGATTTGGTGATGAGCAACGGCAAAGTGCTGCGCTATACCGATCCCCGCCGCTTTGGTGCCTGGCTGTGGACCAAAGAGCTGGAGGGACACAACGTGCTGGCGCACCTGGGGCCGGAGCCGCTCAGCGATGCGTTTAATGCCGAGTATCTACAGCAGAAGTGCGCCAAAAAGAAAACCGCCATTAAACCCTGGCTGATGGATAACAAGCTGGTGGTGGGGGTGGGCAATATCTACGCCAGCGAATCGCTGTTTGCTGCCGGGATCCATCCTGACCGGCTCGCCTCGTCACTCTCACAGGAAGAGTATGCCCTGCTGGTGCAGG
Above is a genomic segment from Enterobacter sp. C2 containing:
- a CDS encoding DUF943 family protein, translating into MKDKKKSILLFILFFLFLIYIFRIFLRPVEIIAVHEDDNYSSVLVKNFPMTDKGKINWWLKNKNMLKSRYGIPRPASYGGYNVTFWLFDEGYKDEGGYDRLCFKDMKGPINCIEKDAVFSVDNSTNLGTIFTVYNGRHYRIDKRGEVVEIPTK
- a CDS encoding DUF943 family protein, translated to MKVRIFIVFIVTLVIIQLFYMLSFKTPKVLAIHGLGSNKDLLIKNMPFTDSNKIKWWDNNGVKLISSSQTYYVSVWNFDGKYQKLAPKSSGWFPDHDIDYLLCFNDIKAEENCIDKENWIIDIIKAKDGYIYYRLDGNEYYRKPSGELIDGERFKTTIK
- a CDS encoding YicC/YloC family endoribonuclease — translated: MIRSMTAYARREIKGEWGSAVWELRSVNQRYLETWFRLPEQFRSLEPVVRERIRTRLTRGKIECNLRFEPDVSAQSELILNEKLAKQLVTAANWVKMQSDEGEINPVDILRWPGVMAAQEQDLDAIAAEILSALDGALDDFIIARETEGQALKGLIEQRLEGVSAEVTKVRAQMPEVLKWQRERLVAKLEDAQVQLENNRLEQELVLMAQRIDVAEELDRLDAHVKETYNILKKKEAVGRRLDFMMQEFNRESNTLASKSINADITTSAIELKVLIEQMREQIQNIE
- the rph gene encoding ribonuclease PH; this encodes MRPAGRSANQVRPVTLTRNYTKHAEGAVLVEFGDTKVLCTASIDEGVPRFLKGQGQGWITAEYGMLPRATHTRNAREAAKGKQGGRTLEIQRLIARSLRAAVDLKALGEFTITLDCDVIQADGGTRTASITGACVALADALNKLVAAGKLKTNPMKGMVAAVSVGIVNGEALCDLEYVEDSAAETDMNVVMTEDGRMIEVQGTAEGEPFTHEELLSLLALARGGIESIVAAQKAALEN
- the pyrE gene encoding orotate phosphoribosyltransferase encodes the protein MKPYQRQFIEFALNKQVLKFGEFTLKSGRKSPYFFNAGLFNTGRDLALLGRFYAEALVDSGIDFDLLFGPAYKGIPIATTTAVALAEHHERDVPYCFNRKEAKDHGEGGNLVGSALQGRVMLVDDVITAGTAIRESMEIIQANSATLAGVLISLDRQERGRGDISAIQEVERDYGCKVISIITLKDLIAYLEERPEMANHLASVQAYREEFGV
- the slmA gene encoding nucleoid occlusion factor SlmA, whose amino-acid sequence is MAEKQTAKRNRREEILQSLALMLESSDGSQRITTAKLAASVGVSEAALYRHFPSKTRMFDSLIEFIEDSLTTRINLILKDEKDTLARLRLIIQLILGFGERNPGLTRILTGHALMFEQDRLQSRINQLFERIESQLRQVLRERKMREGEGFTVDETLLASQLLAQCEGMLSRFVRSEFKYRPTDDFDIRWPLMVAQLH
- the dut gene encoding dUTP diphosphatase, producing the protein MMKKIDVKIMDPRVGKAFPLPTYATSGSAGLDLRACLDDAVELAPGATTLLPTGLAIHIADPSLAAVILPRSGLGHKHGVVLGNLVGLIDSDYQGQLMVSVWNRGKESFTIEPGERIAQMVFVPVVQAEFNLVEEFDSSERGEGGFGHSGRQ
- the coaBC gene encoding bifunctional phosphopantothenoylcysteine decarboxylase/phosphopantothenate--cysteine ligase CoaBC, producing MSLAGKKIVLGVSGGIAAYKTPELVRRLRDRGAEVRVAMTEGAKAFITPLSLQAVSGYPVSDSLLDPAAEAAMGHIELGKWADLVILAPATADLIARVTAGMANDLVTTICLATPSPVAVVPAMNQQMYRNAATQHNLSVLAARGVQLWGPDSGSQACGDVGPGRMLDPLAIVDLAAAHFSPVKTLQHLNIMITAGPTQELLDPVRYITNKSSGKMGFAIAAAAARLGANVTLVSGPVSLPTPAGVKRVDVVTALEMEAAVQAQVQSQQIFIGCAAVADYRAAAVADEKIKKQGDEITIKMVKNPDIVAGVAALSTNRPYVVGFAAETNNVEEYARQKRIRKNLDLICANDVSDANQGFNSDSNALHLFWQDGDKVLPLERKALLGQLLLDEIVTRYDEKNRR
- the radC gene encoding DNA repair protein RadC, translated to MPREKMPREKMLRLGIASLTDIELLALFLRTGTPERSVMAFAEYLVAHFGSLYDLLSADAEQFAEVSGIGVAKFAQLKGIAELARRYHASSIQEALTLDSPQATRAFLQSQLADEPREIFLVIYLNNQNRVLRHSRLFSGTLSHVEVHPREIVREAIAIGAAAVILAHNHPSGYAEPSFADKQITERVVKCCEFMDIRVLDHLVVGRGEWVSFAERGWI
- the rpmB gene encoding 50S ribosomal protein L28; translated protein: MSRVCQVTGKRPVTGNNRSHALNATKRRFLPNLHSHRFWVESEKRFVTLRVSAKGMRVIDKKGIDTVLSELRARGEKY
- the rpmG gene encoding 50S ribosomal protein L33 — its product is MAKGIREKIKLVSSAGTGHFYTTTKNKRTKPEKLELKKFDPVVRQHVLYKEAKIK
- the mutM gene encoding bifunctional DNA-formamidopyrimidine glycosylase/DNA-(apurinic or apyrimidinic site) lyase, with product MPELPEVETSRRGIEPHLVGQTILHAVVRNGRLRWPVSDEIHRLSDKPVLSVQRRAKYLLLELPDGWIIVHLGMSGSLRILPHDLPAEKHDHVDLVMSNGKVLRYTDPRRFGAWLWTKELEGHNVLAHLGPEPLSDAFNAEYLQQKCAKKKTAIKPWLMDNKLVVGVGNIYASESLFAAGIHPDRLASSLSQEEYALLVQVIKAVLLRSIEQGGTTLKDFLQSDGKPGYFAQQLQVYGRKGEPCRVCATPIIATKHAQRATFYCRTCQK